In Dreissena polymorpha isolate Duluth1 chromosome 11, UMN_Dpol_1.0, whole genome shotgun sequence, the genomic window CATCTGTAGTATCCATTCCAAGGATTGGCAAATGTGTTGATGATGCCTCTCTATCGATATCATCCAAATCAAATACGATACATGCTGCTTATTGTACATCCGAATCATGCAAACTAGCGTTCGTGTTAAGTAGAGAATCTAAGAACCAagatacatttgtattttcatcGAACATGAACCACTGTTTAAATAATCTAACTGGATTATTTACAACCACGTTGTCAGTAGATCATTCGTTTTCGTTTATATG contains:
- the LOC127850134 gene encoding uncharacterized protein LOC127850134 → MGKVLRPVREADSSKECNYVTTYLQVMSAMKSFENYSLEELRYNDYALKGARGSVLTTTYSSVVSIPRIGKCVDDASLSISSKSNTIHAAYCTSESCKLAFVLSRESKNQDTFVFSSNMNHCLNNLTGLFTTTLSVDHSFSFICVPSFSKATSRKVKNVTVVG